Proteins encoded together in one uncultured Desulfosarcina sp. window:
- a CDS encoding M20 family metallopeptidase yields the protein MKIDSTHCYRDPEMAMDEWLRTYLKEHRADMFDLLRQLVCINSGSYNKSGVDAVGRVIADALADCDLTLDIIETKPFGNPLVFRTPCPSTETGQVLLVGHMDTVFQADTDFRDYREDANRAYGPGVVDMKGGLVAGIFALKALSEAGLLKRLPLSFVLNGDEEIGSKWSRALIRREAKKSACAFVLEGGGLNGEVVIGRKGNLSARLTVAGRAGHAAFAGPDKTSAIVELAHKILAIEALNDFSAGILANVGTVNGGIGPNTVAERAEALLDFRFVQPEDEDRLKTRLSQICAQIMVPGAAAELEIVSGRPPMPVSESNQALYDRVHRIAGRLGIAIHPEFRSGVSDANFIADAGIPVLDGLGPIGARDHSPDEYMLKESLPQRTLLLAATLADYCGGEKPVPDLG from the coding sequence TTGAAGATCGACTCGACCCACTGCTATCGGGACCCTGAAATGGCCATGGACGAATGGTTGCGGACCTACCTGAAAGAACACCGTGCGGATATGTTCGACCTGCTGCGGCAGTTGGTCTGCATCAACAGCGGCAGTTATAACAAGTCCGGTGTGGACGCGGTTGGCCGCGTCATCGCCGATGCGCTGGCGGACTGCGATCTCACGCTGGACATCATCGAAACCAAGCCTTTTGGCAACCCGCTGGTTTTTCGCACCCCCTGCCCGTCCACAGAAACCGGCCAGGTGCTCCTGGTCGGCCATATGGATACCGTGTTCCAGGCGGATACGGATTTTCGGGATTACCGCGAAGATGCCAACCGGGCGTATGGGCCCGGCGTCGTAGACATGAAAGGGGGGCTGGTTGCCGGGATCTTCGCCCTCAAAGCACTGTCCGAGGCCGGCCTGTTGAAACGCCTGCCTTTATCTTTCGTATTGAACGGCGATGAGGAAATCGGCTCCAAATGGTCCAGGGCGTTGATCCGCCGGGAAGCTAAAAAAAGTGCCTGCGCTTTTGTCCTGGAAGGCGGCGGGCTCAACGGAGAAGTCGTTATCGGCCGGAAGGGCAACCTTTCGGCCAGGCTCACCGTTGCCGGAAGAGCGGGGCACGCCGCTTTTGCAGGCCCCGACAAAACCAGTGCGATTGTGGAGTTGGCCCATAAAATCCTGGCCATCGAGGCCCTCAACGATTTTTCCGCCGGAATCCTGGCCAATGTGGGCACGGTGAACGGCGGCATCGGCCCCAACACCGTTGCCGAACGGGCCGAAGCTCTTCTGGATTTTCGTTTTGTCCAACCCGAAGACGAAGATCGGCTGAAAACCAGGCTGTCGCAAATTTGTGCGCAGATTATGGTGCCGGGCGCCGCCGCCGAACTGGAGATTGTTTCCGGGAGGCCTCCCATGCCAGTCAGTGAGTCCAATCAGGCGCTTTACGACCGCGTCCATCGCATCGCCGGCCGCCTCGGGATCGCCATCCACCCGGAATTTCGATCCGGGGTTTCGGACGCCAATTTCATTGCCGATGCAGGCATACCGGTGCTTGACGGCCTGGGCCCGATCGGTGCCCGGGATCACAGCCCGGACGAATACATGCTCAAGGAGAGCCTGCCCCAGCGCACGCTCCTGCTGGCCGCAACTCTGGCCGATTACTGTGGTGGAGAAAAACCGGTACCGGACCTCGGCTGA
- a CDS encoding 2-oxoglutarate dehydrogenase E1 component, which yields MNLSETLSADFIDAQYRKWKSDPASLPEDWQFFFRGFEMAGAAGPAASDSREALRQSGVDALIHRYRDIGHLLACMDPLSACPTSHPLLEMEAFGLDAADLERVFAAPGVIEAGSAPLKEIVGRLKQTYCHSIGAEYMHLQDPEERRWLQERMEPTGNRTELSAAERIDLLKKLTAASRFEDFLNKKYVGVTRFSLEGGEALIPFLDVLRRESVAAGCREIILGMAHRGRLNVLRNILEKPAEEIFSEFESCYDPQDLVGSGDVKYHIGYLTEQTMEDGTAISFCLVSNPSHLEAVNPVVEGMARARQDLRAADGQQAVLPVLLHGDAAFAGQGVVAETLNMSQLKGYRTGGTVHVVINNQIGYTTLPEDARSTRYSTDVAKMLMVPIFHVHGEDPEAVAHVARLAADYRYRFGKDVVIDLVCFRRYGHNEGDEPYFTQPTMYQRIRQRPPLNRVYADELVAEGIVSKADVEKMEQTVSDHLDAAYEEIHGSTCLFPEPRFFPEWDAVSGTFSHDPVDTGVDKKDLMRLASRLADLPDGFTVHPRLKGVLDKRLEAVVSGEGVDWAGAEALAFASLLVEGHIVRLSGQDVGRGTFSQRHSVLWDYETGQDYIPLNHLEPGQAAYEAYNSLLAEAGVLGFEYGYAVTRPQVLTLWEAQFGDFANNAQCVIDLFIASGQTKWQQLCGLTLLLPHGWEGLGPEHSSARMERFLQLCADDNLQVANLTTPAQYFHLLRRQIKAPFRKPLVLMTPKSLLRHPMAVSSLADLTRGGFTPVLDDPKAAASAKKVIFCSGKIYYQLIARQQQISATDTAIVRVEQLYPFPEQMLKKIVGRYKKAASWLWVQEEPENMGAWQFIRSRLGALVKKHLVYVGREASASPATGFPKIYKVQQEDIARRAIGEQ from the coding sequence ATGAACCTGTCCGAGACCTTGAGTGCCGATTTTATCGACGCCCAATACCGGAAATGGAAGTCCGATCCTGCGTCCCTGCCGGAGGACTGGCAGTTTTTCTTCAGGGGGTTCGAAATGGCCGGGGCCGCCGGACCGGCAGCTTCCGATTCCCGGGAGGCCCTGCGCCAGTCCGGTGTGGACGCCCTGATTCACCGCTACCGGGACATCGGGCATTTGCTGGCTTGCATGGATCCCCTGTCCGCCTGCCCCACCAGCCACCCACTGCTGGAAATGGAAGCTTTCGGCCTGGATGCTGCGGATCTGGAGCGCGTTTTCGCGGCTCCGGGGGTGATCGAAGCCGGTTCGGCGCCGTTGAAGGAGATTGTCGGACGGTTGAAGCAGACCTACTGCCACAGCATCGGTGCGGAATACATGCACCTGCAGGATCCTGAGGAACGGCGCTGGCTGCAGGAACGCATGGAACCGACGGGCAACCGGACCGAGCTGTCCGCGGCAGAGCGGATCGATCTGCTGAAGAAACTTACGGCGGCCTCGCGGTTCGAAGATTTTCTCAATAAGAAGTACGTGGGAGTCACCCGGTTTTCGCTGGAAGGGGGCGAGGCCCTCATTCCGTTTCTGGACGTTCTGCGCCGAGAGTCGGTTGCCGCAGGATGCCGGGAAATCATTCTCGGCATGGCCCACCGGGGGCGCCTCAACGTGCTGAGAAACATTCTCGAAAAACCGGCCGAAGAGATCTTCTCCGAATTCGAAAGCTGCTACGACCCCCAGGATCTGGTGGGTTCCGGGGACGTCAAGTATCATATCGGCTACCTTACCGAGCAAACCATGGAAGACGGGACCGCGATTTCCTTCTGCCTGGTAAGCAACCCCAGCCATCTGGAAGCCGTGAACCCTGTGGTCGAAGGCATGGCCAGGGCCCGCCAGGATCTGCGGGCCGCAGACGGGCAACAGGCGGTCCTGCCCGTGCTGCTGCACGGCGATGCGGCTTTTGCCGGCCAGGGCGTGGTCGCCGAAACCCTCAATATGTCCCAGCTCAAGGGATATCGCACCGGCGGTACGGTGCATGTGGTTATCAACAACCAGATCGGCTACACCACCCTGCCCGAGGACGCCCGCTCCACGCGCTACTCCACGGACGTGGCCAAAATGCTCATGGTTCCCATCTTCCACGTTCATGGAGAAGATCCCGAGGCTGTGGCCCATGTGGCCCGCCTGGCCGCCGACTACCGCTATCGTTTCGGCAAGGATGTGGTCATCGACCTGGTCTGCTTTCGCCGCTACGGGCACAACGAAGGCGACGAGCCCTACTTCACCCAGCCGACCATGTACCAGCGCATCCGCCAGCGGCCGCCCCTGAATCGGGTCTATGCCGACGAACTGGTGGCCGAAGGGATCGTTTCCAAGGCCGATGTGGAGAAGATGGAACAGACCGTCAGCGACCATCTGGATGCGGCTTACGAGGAGATCCACGGATCGACCTGCCTCTTCCCCGAGCCGCGCTTTTTCCCGGAATGGGACGCTGTCAGCGGCACCTTCAGCCATGATCCGGTGGATACCGGCGTAGACAAAAAAGACCTGATGCGGCTGGCGTCGCGACTGGCGGACCTTCCCGACGGATTTACCGTGCACCCGCGGCTCAAGGGAGTGTTGGATAAACGGCTCGAGGCCGTTGTCAGCGGCGAGGGTGTCGATTGGGCCGGTGCCGAGGCGCTGGCTTTCGCTTCCCTGCTGGTCGAGGGGCACATCGTGCGCCTGAGCGGCCAGGACGTCGGCAGGGGCACGTTCAGCCAGCGCCACAGCGTGCTGTGGGATTACGAAACCGGCCAGGACTACATCCCCTTGAACCACCTGGAACCGGGACAGGCGGCTTATGAGGCTTACAACAGCCTGCTGGCCGAGGCCGGCGTGCTGGGATTCGAGTATGGCTACGCGGTCACCCGGCCTCAAGTGCTGACCCTGTGGGAGGCCCAGTTCGGCGATTTTGCCAACAATGCCCAGTGCGTGATCGATCTGTTCATCGCCAGCGGTCAGACCAAATGGCAGCAGCTCTGCGGCCTGACCCTGCTTTTGCCCCACGGATGGGAAGGGTTGGGGCCGGAGCATTCCAGCGCACGGATGGAGCGCTTCCTCCAGCTTTGCGCCGACGACAACCTGCAGGTGGCCAACCTGACCACCCCGGCCCAGTATTTCCACCTGCTGCGCCGACAGATCAAGGCTCCTTTCCGCAAACCGCTGGTCCTGATGACGCCCAAGAGCCTGCTGCGCCATCCCATGGCCGTATCTTCCCTGGCCGATCTGACCCGGGGCGGCTTCACGCCGGTGCTCGACGATCCCAAGGCTGCCGCCTCGGCCAAAAAAGTCATCTTCTGCAGCGGCAAGATCTACTACCAGCTTATCGCCCGGCAGCAGCAGATCTCCGCCACCGATACGGCCATCGTTCGTGTGGAACAACTCTATCCGTTTCCGGAACAGATGCTCAAGAAGATCGTCGGTCGCTATAAAAAAGCCGCCTCCTGGCTGTGGGTGCAGGAAGAGCCGGAAAACATGGGCGCCTGGCAGTTCATCCGGTCGCGTCTGGGCGCTCTGGTGAAAAAGCATCTCGTCTATGTGGGGCGCGAGGCTTCAGCCAGCCCGGCCACGGGCTTTCCCAAGATCTACAAAGTTCAGCAGGAGGATATCGCCCGCCGGGCGATCGGTGAACAGTGA
- the gshB gene encoding glutathione synthase: protein MKIAFLMDPLENIQPETETTSHLMYECNERGHTVYFLEPHDIYIRGGQVVARMRNITVQQGLTMAAYWQETIRCAKQEHLVFETITELDALFLRSDPPLNYQTMEFLQTVNNHVFILNSTTGQILGNSKLYILNFPEIIPETHVSRDPSRLRKIIDDFGGAMVVKPLQRFGGEGVIKVSTRDRENLNSLINYYVRAYETYSRREPIMVQEYMKSVKQDGDIRIMLLNGEIIGAMRRKPKKGDFRTNVHAGGTVFHHQVTARERRICEIIKEKLIADGLYFVGIDLIAGKLVEINCVSPGGIPRINQLNNDRLEKKVIDFIEHNVNRMNPSAHRKRA from the coding sequence ATGAAAATCGCCTTTCTGATGGACCCGCTGGAAAACATCCAGCCGGAAACCGAAACCACCAGCCACCTGATGTACGAATGCAACGAGCGCGGCCATACGGTCTATTTTCTGGAACCCCATGATATCTACATCCGCGGCGGGCAGGTCGTGGCCCGTATGCGCAACATCACCGTACAGCAGGGCCTGACCATGGCGGCGTACTGGCAGGAGACCATCCGCTGCGCCAAGCAGGAGCATCTGGTCTTTGAAACCATTACGGAACTGGATGCCCTGTTTCTGCGCAGCGATCCGCCACTGAACTACCAGACTATGGAGTTTCTGCAAACGGTCAACAATCACGTCTTCATCCTCAACAGCACCACCGGGCAGATCCTGGGCAACAGCAAGCTCTACATCCTCAATTTTCCTGAAATCATACCCGAAACCCATGTTTCCAGGGATCCTTCCCGTCTGCGAAAAATTATCGACGATTTCGGCGGTGCCATGGTGGTCAAGCCGCTGCAGCGGTTCGGCGGCGAGGGTGTGATCAAGGTGAGTACCCGCGACCGGGAGAATTTGAACTCGTTGATCAACTATTATGTCCGCGCCTACGAAACCTATTCCCGCCGCGAGCCCATCATGGTGCAGGAATACATGAAAAGCGTCAAGCAGGATGGCGACATCCGCATTATGTTGCTCAACGGCGAGATCATCGGCGCCATGCGCCGCAAGCCGAAGAAAGGCGATTTCCGCACCAATGTGCATGCCGGTGGGACGGTTTTTCACCATCAGGTGACAGCGCGGGAGCGGCGGATCTGCGAGATTATCAAGGAGAAGCTGATCGCCGACGGGCTCTATTTCGTGGGCATCGACCTGATTGCCGGCAAACTGGTGGAAATCAACTGCGTCAGCCCCGGCGGCATCCCGCGGATCAACCAGCTCAACAACGACCGTCTCGAAAAAAAGGTGATCGATTTCATCGAGCACAACGTCAACAGAATGAATCCCTCCGCCCACCGAAAGCGAGCGTGA
- a CDS encoding GNAT family N-acetyltransferase gives MTECLSPSMLLVHPPSPAAFPHPPDTLSGMTAFLSAVGSSPYDESATFENGVKQAGALLNLMEQAAADHGTVHCFWRRGLPPPILQGLMDALADRPTRLKLSLACNIGDTPDMALPVPAGKGSIVQMLWSATDRLPDLGFFKTVSKAGIWNHLFLDGPAAVAANRDAVARQPNIVHSWEATAGDGRKSIADDGYRELPALPGRPLRQIVDDPVHRFVLIDRFGKNWLLRSRADKGNDRIVTLGEAMTYHFCPPDRLPDGCLDDICAMVAAGGTVAATHVRANLERAYLIAYVLENGIVVANSSLKNPRPQYIDSVRQRAGLDLTGFVERGYTSVRPEYRGLGIGTRLLEGLTARAGDRKIFSVIAEDNEATKIIARRNRTRQVTTYYSEKAGKPVGIWMPEWMIDDYEKKRS, from the coding sequence ATGACCGAATGCCTCTCACCGTCAATGCTGCTGGTCCATCCACCGTCTCCGGCAGCTTTCCCGCATCCGCCGGACACCCTGTCCGGGATGACGGCATTCCTGTCCGCAGTCGGTTCAAGCCCTTATGACGAATCGGCGACTTTCGAAAACGGTGTAAAGCAGGCCGGGGCACTGCTGAATCTCATGGAGCAGGCCGCCGCCGATCATGGCACCGTCCATTGCTTCTGGCGGCGTGGATTGCCGCCGCCGATCCTTCAGGGCCTCATGGACGCCCTGGCTGACCGGCCAACCCGGCTGAAACTTTCGCTGGCCTGCAATATCGGCGACACCCCGGATATGGCGCTTCCCGTCCCGGCCGGCAAAGGGTCCATCGTTCAGATGCTGTGGTCCGCAACGGACCGGCTTCCGGACCTCGGATTTTTCAAAACGGTTTCCAAGGCCGGCATCTGGAATCATCTGTTTCTGGATGGCCCGGCGGCAGTCGCCGCCAACCGCGACGCCGTCGCCCGGCAGCCCAACATCGTTCATAGCTGGGAGGCGACCGCCGGCGATGGCCGAAAATCCATTGCCGACGATGGGTACAGGGAACTGCCGGCCCTGCCCGGCCGCCCCCTGCGGCAAATTGTCGACGACCCGGTCCATCGATTCGTGCTGATCGACCGGTTCGGCAAAAACTGGCTGCTGCGATCCCGGGCAGACAAGGGAAACGACCGTATCGTGACACTGGGCGAGGCCATGACCTACCATTTTTGCCCGCCGGATCGACTGCCGGACGGCTGCCTGGACGACATCTGTGCCATGGTGGCAGCGGGCGGCACCGTGGCCGCCACCCATGTGCGGGCCAACCTGGAGCGGGCCTATCTGATCGCCTATGTCCTGGAAAACGGAATCGTCGTGGCCAACTCCAGCCTGAAGAACCCGCGGCCGCAGTATATCGATTCCGTCCGCCAGCGGGCGGGATTGGATTTGACCGGCTTTGTCGAACGGGGCTACACCTCGGTGCGCCCCGAATACCGGGGCCTGGGCATCGGCACCCGCTTATTGGAAGGGCTCACTGCCCGGGCCGGCGACCGCAAGATTTTCTCGGTGATCGCCGAGGACAACGAAGCCACCAAAATCATTGCCCGCCGCAACCGTACCCGTCAGGTGACAACCTATTACAGTGAAAAAGCCGGCAAGCCGGTAGGCATCTGGATGCCGGAATGGATGATCGACGATTATGAGAAAAAGCGATCCTGA
- a CDS encoding RimK family alpha-L-glutamate ligase, producing MRKSDPDMDLRIGIITVRDDSYHPNRRLLEAARQAGCQGMLIHPYRLWPTTMGGTLGLTGEHAQNPPHVVLPRQGAEIGDTCLALIHHFEQMGIALVNDLSSVTIARNKFLTQQVLTAAGLPCPDTVFVNEASGFSPAVDRLGGYPVVAKPINARQGEGVMRIDNADDARRRVLDGLDRRRGVMVQRYIALDGRRDIRVLVIGGEAICAASLTPREGDFRANFHLGGDIRAIDLPADLANLAVAAAAAVGCDVAGVDLMVEKNGRPLIGEVNYSPGFRGMEAASGLDVAGRIVRMAIDRCQEKKTQ from the coding sequence ATGAGAAAAAGCGATCCTGACATGGACCTTCGCATCGGCATCATTACGGTCCGGGATGACAGCTACCATCCCAACCGCCGCCTGCTGGAAGCGGCGCGACAGGCCGGCTGCCAGGGGATGCTGATCCATCCGTATCGGCTCTGGCCGACGACCATGGGCGGCACATTGGGGTTGACCGGCGAACACGCGCAAAACCCGCCCCACGTGGTATTGCCCAGACAGGGCGCCGAAATCGGCGACACCTGCCTGGCATTGATCCACCACTTTGAGCAAATGGGCATTGCCCTGGTCAACGATCTTTCGTCCGTTACGATAGCGCGCAACAAATTTCTCACCCAGCAGGTGCTCACCGCCGCCGGATTGCCCTGCCCCGACACCGTCTTTGTAAACGAAGCATCCGGATTTTCGCCGGCCGTGGATCGTTTGGGCGGCTATCCGGTGGTGGCCAAGCCGATCAATGCCCGCCAGGGAGAAGGCGTCATGCGCATCGACAACGCCGACGATGCCCGACGCCGCGTACTGGACGGATTGGATCGCCGGCGCGGCGTGATGGTTCAGCGCTACATCGCTTTGGACGGACGCCGCGACATCCGCGTTCTGGTAATCGGCGGTGAAGCGATCTGTGCGGCCAGCCTCACTCCACGAGAGGGAGACTTCCGGGCCAATTTTCATCTGGGCGGCGATATCCGCGCCATCGATCTTCCGGCGGACCTGGCCAATCTGGCGGTGGCCGCGGCAGCCGCCGTGGGCTGCGATGTGGCCGGCGTGGACCTGATGGTGGAGAAAAACGGCCGCCCGCTGATTGGAGAAGTCAACTACTCACCCGGGTTCAGGGGCATGGAGGCGGCCAGTGGTCTGGACGTCGCCGGCCGCATCGTCCGTATGGCCATCGACCGCTGCCAGGAGAAAAAAACGCAATGA
- the odhB gene encoding 2-oxoglutarate dehydrogenase complex dihydrolipoyllysine-residue succinyltransferase: MAIEIKIPSVGESVQEAVLAEWFKQDGDTVRKDEPLFVIETDKVTLEVVAEAAGVLKINVQAGETVAIGTVVGSLEPVDASAVPEKKPEVEAEAAPPSEKKVLPEKPSAPAAPPKPSAPSVPVDGIPLAPSVRRLIAEKHLDVSKIKGTGPGGRISKGDVLLYLENAPAGIPEEAPAVPAAAEGMPPAAMEERKPMTPIRKRIAERLLESKQNTAMLTTFNEIDMARSMEIRSQYKEAFSKRHGINLGFMSFFVKACVEALKEVPEINAFIDGHDIIYHNYQHIGVAVGTERGLVVPVIRHAERLSFAGVEKAIVDYVTKIKENRLELADLEGGTFTVSNGGVYGSLLSTPILNMPQSGILGMHKIEKRPVVIDDEIVIRPMMYVALSYDHRIVDGKGAVTFLKRVKEFVENPERMTLEV, from the coding sequence ATGGCCATCGAAATCAAGATCCCCAGCGTCGGCGAGTCGGTCCAGGAGGCGGTCCTGGCCGAATGGTTCAAGCAGGACGGCGATACCGTCCGCAAGGATGAGCCCCTGTTTGTCATCGAAACGGACAAGGTCACGTTAGAAGTGGTGGCCGAGGCGGCCGGCGTCCTGAAAATCAACGTACAGGCCGGCGAGACCGTGGCCATCGGAACGGTGGTGGGCTCCCTGGAACCCGTGGACGCATCCGCGGTGCCGGAGAAAAAGCCTGAGGTCGAAGCTGAAGCCGCACCCCCTTCCGAGAAGAAAGTTCTACCGGAGAAGCCATCAGCTCCGGCAGCGCCTCCCAAGCCTTCCGCTCCTTCGGTGCCTGTCGATGGAATCCCCCTTGCGCCTTCGGTGCGCCGGCTGATCGCCGAGAAACACCTGGATGTCTCCAAAATCAAAGGAACCGGCCCCGGCGGCCGCATCAGCAAAGGGGATGTGTTGCTCTACCTGGAAAACGCCCCGGCGGGCATTCCCGAAGAGGCTCCGGCAGTGCCGGCCGCGGCCGAGGGTATGCCGCCGGCTGCCATGGAAGAGCGCAAGCCCATGACGCCCATCCGCAAACGCATCGCCGAACGGCTGCTGGAGTCCAAGCAGAACACGGCCATGCTGACCACCTTCAACGAGATCGACATGGCCCGGTCCATGGAAATCCGCTCGCAGTACAAGGAGGCCTTCAGCAAACGCCACGGAATCAACCTGGGCTTCATGTCATTCTTCGTCAAGGCCTGCGTGGAAGCCCTCAAGGAGGTGCCCGAGATCAACGCCTTTATCGACGGCCATGACATCATCTACCACAACTACCAGCACATCGGTGTGGCCGTGGGCACCGAGCGGGGCCTGGTGGTGCCGGTGATCCGCCACGCCGAGCGTCTGAGCTTCGCCGGGGTGGAGAAGGCCATCGTGGATTACGTGACCAAAATCAAGGAGAACCGCCTGGAACTGGCCGACCTGGAGGGCGGCACCTTTACGGTGAGCAACGGCGGAGTATACGGCAGTCTGCTCTCCACGCCCATTCTCAACATGCCCCAAAGCGGCATCCTGGGCATGCACAAGATCGAAAAGCGACCGGTGGTGATCGATGACGAAATCGTTATCCGGCCCATGATGTACGTGGCCCTGAGCTACGACCACCGCATCGTGGACGGCAAGGGGGCGGTAACTTTTCTCAAGCGGGTCAAGGAGTTCGTCGAAAACCCGGAACGCATGACATTGGAGGTGTAA
- the lpdA gene encoding dihydrolipoyl dehydrogenase, which yields MAQQAQFDLVIIGSGPGGYVAAVRASQLGLKTAVVEKNARLGGVCLNVGCIPSKALLDSSEYYHLARERFAEYGIKTGKVSLDLAAMLARKDKVVEELTENVRKLLEGNNIEIVQGTATISAPGNVEVDTGKKKKTTLAAKNILLATGSAPIEVKGLEFDGKYIVGSTEALSFDSVPKHLGIVGGGYIGLELGSVWNRLGSKVTVIEMLPKIATTLDGQVGRTLDRILKRQGLEFKLNTKVAKATVARGKVRTVLESGDNTEEMSFDRLLVSIGRRPLTRGLGLEALGVETDPKTGQILVDETYRTSVDGIYAIGDLVPGPMLAHKASAEGTAAVECMAGRAGEVNYDTIPAVVYTWPEVASVGLTEEQVREREIPYCVGSFPFSGAGRARCMGETDGFVKLISHGKTDRILGVHIIGPRAADMIAECVLALEFGASSEDISRTIHGHPTFAEALMEAAMNVRKCSIYAS from the coding sequence ATGGCACAGCAAGCACAGTTCGACCTGGTGATCATCGGTTCCGGACCCGGCGGATACGTGGCGGCTGTCCGCGCCTCCCAGCTCGGCCTGAAAACCGCCGTGGTGGAAAAAAACGCGCGCCTGGGCGGCGTCTGCCTCAACGTGGGCTGCATTCCCAGCAAGGCCCTGCTGGATTCTTCCGAGTACTACCACCTGGCCAGGGAGCGCTTCGCCGAATACGGCATCAAGACCGGCAAGGTCTCCCTGGACCTGGCGGCCATGCTGGCCCGCAAGGACAAGGTCGTCGAAGAGCTGACCGAAAATGTGCGCAAGCTGCTGGAGGGCAACAACATCGAGATCGTCCAGGGCACGGCCACGATCAGCGCCCCGGGAAACGTCGAGGTCGATACGGGCAAGAAGAAAAAGACCACCCTGGCGGCCAAAAATATTCTGCTGGCCACCGGTTCGGCGCCCATCGAGGTCAAGGGCCTGGAGTTCGACGGCAAGTACATCGTCGGTTCCACCGAAGCGCTCTCCTTCGACTCCGTGCCCAAACACCTGGGCATCGTGGGCGGCGGCTACATCGGCCTGGAGCTGGGGTCGGTCTGGAACCGCCTGGGCAGCAAGGTGACCGTTATCGAAATGCTGCCCAAGATTGCCACCACTTTGGACGGCCAGGTGGGCCGCACCCTGGACCGCATTCTCAAACGCCAGGGACTGGAATTCAAGCTCAACACCAAGGTGGCCAAGGCCACGGTGGCCCGCGGCAAGGTACGGACCGTGCTGGAAAGCGGCGACAACACCGAGGAGATGAGCTTCGACCGGCTGCTGGTTTCCATCGGCCGGCGTCCCCTGACCCGCGGGCTGGGTCTTGAAGCGTTGGGTGTGGAGACCGATCCCAAAACCGGCCAGATCCTGGTGGACGAAACCTACCGTACCAGCGTGGACGGCATCTACGCCATCGGCGACCTGGTGCCTGGCCCCATGCTGGCCCACAAGGCTTCGGCCGAAGGGACCGCCGCCGTGGAGTGCATGGCCGGCCGCGCCGGTGAGGTCAACTACGACACCATTCCGGCGGTGGTCTACACCTGGCCCGAGGTGGCCAGCGTGGGCCTGACCGAAGAGCAGGTGCGCGAACGCGAGATTCCTTACTGCGTGGGCAGCTTTCCCTTTTCCGGAGCCGGCCGGGCGCGCTGCATGGGCGAGACCGACGGCTTTGTGAAGCTGATCTCCCACGGCAAGACCGACCGTATCTTAGGGGTGCACATCATCGGCCCCCGGGCGGCCGACATGATCGCCGAGTGTGTGCTGGCCCTGGAGTTCGGCGCCAGCAGCGAAGACATTTCGCGCACCATCCACGGCCACCCGACCTTTGCCGAGGCCCTGATGGAGGCGGCCATGAATGTGCGCAAGTGCTCGATTTATGCATCCTGA